In the genome of Buchnera aphidicola (Chaitophorus sp. 3695), one region contains:
- the ung gene encoding uracil-DNA glycosylase, whose product MYTWKDLLKKKKNKIIKILKIINQKRKIEMIFPNQKDVFKAFRLTKFNDIKVVILGQDPYCKVNQANGLAFSVNKNISIPPSLKNIFKEIKSDINKNIKTQSGCLKSWSKQGVFLLNSILTVSFNCPGSHRKYGWESITDYIIKLINDYHFGIIFLLWGLYAQKKKHLIDCNKHYILFTSHPSPLSAYRGFFGCKHFSKVNKILLNQNKKKINWNTK is encoded by the coding sequence ATGTATACTTGGAAAGATTTATTAAAAAAAAAAAAAAATAAAATTATTAAAATTCTTAAAATAATTAATCAAAAAAGAAAAATTGAAATGATTTTTCCTAATCAAAAAGATGTTTTTAAAGCTTTTCGTTTAACAAAATTTAATGATATTAAAGTAGTAATTCTAGGACAAGATCCTTATTGTAAAGTTAATCAGGCTAATGGTTTAGCTTTTTCAGTTAATAAAAATATATCTATTCCTCCGTCTTTAAAAAACATTTTTAAAGAAATAAAATCTGATATTAATAAAAATATAAAAACTCAATCAGGTTGTTTGAAAAGTTGGTCTAAACAAGGTGTTTTTTTATTAAATTCTATTCTAACTGTATCTTTTAATTGTCCTGGTTCACACAGAAAATATGGTTGGGAAAGTATTACAGATTATATCATTAAATTAATTAATGATTATCATTTTGGTATAATATTTTTATTATGGGGGTTGTATGCTCAAAAAAAAAAACATTTAATTGATTGTAATAAACATTATATTTTGTTTACTTCTCATCCATCTCCTTTGTCAGCATATAGAGGTTTTTTTGGATGTAAACATTTTTCTAAAGTAAATAAAATTTTATTAAATCAAAATAAAAAAAAAATTAATTGGAACACGAAGTAA
- the nrdA gene encoding class 1a ribonucleoside-diphosphate reductase subunit alpha yields the protein MKQSLYVTKRNGKKEPIDLEKIHKMLNWASKGLENISISQVELKSRIQFYNGITTINIHETIIKSAADLISKENSDYQYFAARLSIFHLRKQAYGKFKPPKLYDHVKKMIKINKYDDNLLNKYSKKEIDILDSFIDHNRDMNFAYAAVKQMEKKYLIQNRVTGKIYETAQFLYILISAYIFLNYPKKNRLNYIKKFYNAISTFKISLPTPIMAGVRTPNKQFSSCVLIECDDNLNSINATSNAIIKYVSRRAGIGINAGKIRAVGSPIRNGEAFHTGCIPFYKHFQTAVKSCSQGGVRGGSATLFYPIWHLEIESLLVLKNNRGIEENRIRHMDYAVQINKLMYKRMILDKKITLFSPSDVPNLYKYFFSDQKKFIKLYKKYEKNNKIRKKRIRAINLFSLILQERTSTGRIYIQNVDHCNSHSAFNPKKAPIRQSNLCLEVTLPTKPINDINDEKGEIALCTLSAINLGKIKSLKEISKLSNLIVRALDEILDYQEYSIPSAKKSAQNRRSLGIGVINFAYYLAKNKVKYSDGSANSITHKTFESIQYYLLKASCKLAQEKGPCKFFQDTNYSKGILPIDTYKKDLDLICKEPLYLNWEKLRKKILKYGLRNSTLSALMPSETSSQISNATNGIEPPRGFVSIKVSKDGILKQVVPEYKKLKKHYELLWDMPNNTGYLHLSAIMQKFIDQSISTNTNYDPKKFKNDQIPMKQLIYDLLISYKYGLKTLYYQNTQDGSKLFQKNYIEYDNSNCSGGSCFI from the coding sequence ATGAAACAAAGTCTGTATGTTACTAAAAGAAATGGAAAAAAAGAACCTATTGATTTAGAAAAAATACATAAAATGTTAAATTGGGCTTCAAAAGGATTAGAAAATATTTCTATTTCACAAGTTGAATTAAAATCTAGAATACAATTCTATAACGGAATTACTACTATAAACATTCATGAAACAATTATTAAATCAGCCGCAGATTTAATTTCAAAAGAAAATTCAGATTATCAGTATTTTGCAGCTAGATTATCTATTTTTCATTTAAGAAAACAAGCATATGGAAAATTTAAACCGCCTAAATTATACGATCATGTAAAAAAAATGATAAAAATTAATAAATATGACGATAATTTATTAAATAAATATTCTAAAAAAGAAATAGATATACTAGATAGTTTTATTGATCATAATAGAGATATGAATTTTGCATATGCTGCTGTTAAACAAATGGAAAAAAAATATTTAATACAAAATAGAGTTACAGGAAAAATTTATGAAACTGCTCAATTTTTATATATTTTAATCTCTGCTTATATATTTTTAAACTACCCAAAAAAAAATAGATTAAATTATATCAAAAAATTTTATAACGCAATTTCGACATTTAAAATATCTTTACCTACACCAATTATGGCAGGAGTAAGGACTCCAAATAAACAATTTAGTTCATGTGTATTAATTGAATGTGATGATAATCTAAATTCAATTAATGCAACTTCAAATGCTATTATAAAATATGTTTCTCGAAGAGCAGGAATTGGAATTAATGCAGGAAAAATAAGAGCTGTTGGTAGTCCAATTCGAAATGGAGAAGCATTTCATACTGGATGCATTCCATTTTATAAACACTTTCAAACTGCAGTAAAATCTTGTTCTCAAGGAGGAGTAAGAGGAGGATCAGCAACTTTATTTTATCCAATATGGCATCTTGAAATAGAAAGTTTACTGGTATTAAAAAACAATAGAGGTATTGAAGAAAACAGAATTAGACATATGGATTATGCAGTACAAATAAATAAATTAATGTATAAAAGAATGATTTTAGATAAAAAAATTACTTTATTTAGTCCATCTGATGTACCAAATTTATATAAATATTTTTTTTCTGATCAAAAAAAATTTATCAAGTTATATAAAAAATATGAAAAAAATAATAAAATTAGAAAAAAAAGAATACGCGCAATAAATTTATTTTCTTTAATCTTACAAGAAAGAACATCTACTGGAAGAATATATATTCAAAATGTTGATCACTGTAATTCACATAGTGCTTTTAATCCTAAAAAAGCACCAATTAGACAATCTAATTTGTGCTTAGAAGTAACATTACCAACAAAACCTATAAATGATATTAATGATGAAAAAGGAGAAATTGCACTTTGCACGCTATCTGCTATAAATTTAGGTAAAATTAAATCATTAAAAGAAATATCTAAATTATCAAATTTAATTGTACGTGCATTAGATGAAATACTTGATTATCAAGAATATTCCATACCATCTGCGAAAAAAAGCGCTCAAAATAGAAGATCCTTAGGAATTGGAGTAATAAATTTCGCTTATTATTTAGCTAAAAACAAAGTAAAATATTCTGATGGGAGTGCAAATTCAATTACACATAAAACATTTGAATCTATACAATATTATCTTTTAAAAGCATCTTGTAAATTAGCTCAAGAAAAAGGACCATGTAAATTTTTTCAAGATACTAATTATTCTAAAGGAATTTTACCAATCGATACATATAAAAAAGATTTAGATTTAATTTGTAAAGAACCATTGTATTTAAATTGGGAAAAACTTAGAAAAAAAATACTAAAATATGGATTAAGAAATTCTACATTATCAGCTTTAATGCCTTCAGAAACATCTTCTCAAATTTCTAATGCAACAAATGGTATTGAACCACCAAGAGGTTTTGTTAGTATAAAAGTTTCTAAAGATGGTATATTAAAACAAGTAGTTCCAGAATATAAAAAATTAAAAAAACATTATGAACTTTTATGGGATATGCCAAATAATACTGGATATTTGCATTTATCTGCAATTATGCAAAAATTTATTGATCAATCTATTTCTACAAATACTAATTATGATCCAAAAAAATTTAAAAATGATCAAATACCAATGAAACAACTTATATATGATTTATTAATCTCTTATAAATATGGTTTAAAAACATTATATTATCAAAATACTCAAGATGGATCAAAATTATTCCAAAAAAATTATATAGAATATGATAATTCAAATTGTTCTGGAGGGTCATGTTTTATTTAA
- the gyrA gene encoding DNA gyrase subunit A, whose amino-acid sequence MKTFAKEIIPIEIEKELKNSYLDYAMSVIIGRALPDVRDGLKPVHRRILFAMHILNNKWNKPYKKSARIVGDVIGKYHPHGDTAVYDSIVRMAQFFSLRYMLIDGQGNFGSIDGDSPAAMRYTEIRMSKISSTLLNDLNKNTVKFVKNYDGSEEIPEILPASIPNLLINGSSGIAVGMATNIPPHNLNESINACLQYIKNPNISLRDLMKYIPGPDFPTFGIINGKSGIYKAYKTGKGKIYIRARIKIENNFKNKKKSIIIYELPYQTNKAKLIEKIALLVKEKKIEGISALRDESDKDGMRIVVEIKKESIAEIILNKLYALTTLQNSFGINMVALSQGQPKLMNLKEILNEFIIHRKEIVTRRCIYDYKKYSQKIILLEGLAVALENIDSIIKYIKSSSNTEEAQKILLSKKWKIKNSIKKLINPEKIDKKNKYKFSIKQIKKILNTKLNKLNNLEHKKIFDRYQEFQNKICYLKEILNNETKMIQVIQEELKLIKNNFGDQRKTEITDKTSNIKIKDMITDENVVVTLSHSGYVKYQPISEYEAQKRGGKGKYAAKVKSEDYIETLIVANTHDTILCFSSKGIIYWMKVYQLPESSRNSRGKPIVNLLPLHSKERITAILPLKKYQKKKNIFMATALGIVKKTSLSKFQNPRNKGIIALNLKKNDELIGVSLTNGKNNIMLFTSQGKVVQFSEKHVRSMGRTATGVKGIKIEKKDRVVSLIIPKKNGEILVITQKGYGKRTHIKEFPIKSRSTKGVISIKITTKNKLVVKAIQVKEKNQIMIITNSGKLVRIRVSEINILKRNTQGVILIRMIKKEKVVGLQKIQEKLI is encoded by the coding sequence ATGAAAACATTTGCAAAAGAAATTATACCAATAGAAATTGAAAAAGAATTGAAAAATTCTTATTTAGATTACGCAATGTCTGTAATTATAGGACGAGCATTACCTGATGTAAGAGATGGATTAAAACCTGTTCATAGAAGAATATTATTTGCTATGCACATATTAAATAATAAATGGAATAAACCATATAAAAAATCTGCAAGAATTGTAGGAGATGTTATTGGAAAATATCATCCACATGGAGATACAGCAGTATATGATTCTATTGTACGTATGGCTCAATTTTTTTCATTAAGATATATGTTAATTGATGGACAAGGAAATTTTGGATCTATTGATGGAGATTCACCAGCAGCAATGCGATATACAGAAATTAGAATGTCTAAAATATCTTCTACTTTATTAAATGATTTAAATAAAAATACAGTAAAATTTGTAAAAAATTATGATGGATCAGAAGAAATACCTGAAATTCTTCCTGCATCTATTCCAAATTTATTAATTAACGGATCATCTGGAATTGCTGTTGGTATGGCCACTAATATCCCCCCACATAATTTAAATGAATCTATTAATGCATGTTTACAGTATATTAAAAACCCAAATATTAGTTTAAGAGATCTAATGAAATATATACCTGGACCAGATTTTCCTACATTTGGAATTATTAATGGAAAATCTGGAATTTATAAAGCATATAAAACAGGAAAAGGAAAAATTTATATTCGAGCACGTATAAAAATTGAAAATAATTTTAAAAACAAAAAAAAATCTATCATTATATATGAATTACCATATCAAACTAATAAAGCAAAATTAATAGAAAAAATTGCACTTTTAGTTAAAGAAAAAAAAATAGAAGGCATTTCAGCTTTAAGAGACGAAAGTGATAAAGATGGTATGAGAATTGTTGTCGAAATTAAAAAAGAATCAATTGCTGAGATAATTTTAAATAAATTATATGCTTTAACAACTTTACAAAATTCATTTGGAATTAATATGGTTGCACTATCTCAAGGACAACCTAAATTAATGAATTTAAAAGAAATCTTAAATGAATTTATTATACACAGAAAAGAAATTGTTACAAGAAGATGTATTTATGATTACAAAAAATATTCTCAAAAAATTATTTTATTAGAGGGTTTAGCTGTAGCTTTAGAAAATATTGATTCTATCATTAAATATATTAAATCTTCTTCTAATACCGAAGAAGCTCAAAAAATTTTATTATCAAAAAAATGGAAAATTAAAAATTCTATAAAAAAATTAATTAATCCAGAAAAAATCGATAAAAAAAATAAATATAAATTTTCTATAAAACAAATTAAAAAAATTTTAAACACTAAATTAAATAAATTAAATAATTTAGAACATAAAAAAATTTTTGATAGATATCAAGAATTTCAAAATAAAATTTGTTATTTAAAGGAAATCTTAAATAACGAAACAAAAATGATTCAAGTTATTCAAGAAGAATTAAAATTAATTAAAAATAATTTTGGAGATCAAAGAAAAACTGAAATTACAGATAAAACTTCAAACATTAAAATAAAAGATATGATTACAGATGAAAATGTTGTAGTTACTTTATCACATTCAGGATATGTAAAATATCAACCTATTAGCGAATATGAAGCTCAAAAAAGAGGAGGAAAAGGAAAATATGCAGCTAAAGTAAAATCAGAAGACTATATTGAAACTTTAATTGTAGCAAATACTCATGACACAATATTATGCTTTTCTAGTAAAGGTATTATATATTGGATGAAAGTATATCAATTACCAGAATCTAGTCGAAATTCTAGAGGAAAACCTATAGTAAATTTATTACCATTACATTCTAAAGAAAGAATTACAGCTATTTTACCTTTAAAAAAATATCAAAAGAAAAAAAATATATTTATGGCTACTGCTCTCGGTATAGTTAAAAAAACTTCTTTAAGTAAATTTCAAAATCCTAGAAATAAAGGTATTATTGCATTAAATTTAAAAAAAAATGATGAATTAATAGGAGTATCATTAACAAATGGAAAAAATAATATAATGTTATTTACATCTCAAGGAAAAGTTGTACAATTTTCTGAAAAACATGTGAGATCTATGGGTAGAACGGCAACAGGTGTTAAAGGAATTAAAATAGAAAAAAAAGATCGAGTAGTCTCTTTAATTATTCCTAAAAAAAATGGAGAAATTTTAGTAATTACTCAAAAAGGATATGGAAAAAGAACTCATATTAAAGAATTTCCTATAAAATCTAGATCAACAAAAGGTGTAATTTCTATAAAAATTACAACAAAAAACAAACTCGTAGTTAAAGCTATTCAAGTTAAAGAAAAAAATCAAATTATGATTATCACAAATTCTGGAAAATTAGTTCGAATACGAGTTTCTGAAATCAATATTTTAAAAAGAAATACACAAGGTGTAATTTTAATAAGAATGATTAAAAAAGAAAAAGTCGTAGGACTACAAAAAATTCAAGAAAAATTAATATAA
- a CDS encoding redoxin domain-containing protein — translation MTLVAQSAPDFITSAILENGKITDSFHFKKYISNTKAILFFWPMDFTFVCPSEIISFNQNYEEFKKRKVKIVGISFDSVFVHSAWQKTKYKNGGIGPIKYIMASDIKRNIQKSYFIEHPTLGMALRASFLIDEEGIIRHEVINDLPYGRNIQEMIRMIDALDFHKKNGEVCPANWTTKKEGIKPNFKGISKYLSKNKII, via the coding sequence ATGACACTAGTTGCACAATCTGCTCCTGATTTTATTACATCAGCTATCCTAGAAAATGGGAAAATTACTGATTCTTTTCATTTTAAAAAATATATCTCTAATACTAAAGCTATTTTGTTTTTCTGGCCTATGGATTTTACATTTGTATGTCCATCAGAAATTATTTCATTTAACCAAAATTATGAAGAGTTTAAAAAAAGAAAAGTAAAAATTGTTGGCATATCTTTTGATTCTGTATTCGTTCATTCTGCTTGGCAAAAAACAAAATATAAAAATGGAGGAATTGGTCCAATAAAATATATTATGGCATCAGATATTAAAAGAAATATACAAAAATCTTATTTTATTGAACATCCTACTTTAGGAATGGCTTTAAGAGCTTCTTTTTTAATTGATGAAGAAGGTATCATTCGACATGAAGTAATTAATGATTTACCTTATGGAAGAAATATTCAAGAAATGATTCGAATGATAGATGCATTAGATTTTCATAAAAAAAATGGAGAAGTATGTCCAGCAAATTGGACTACTAAAAAAGAAGGAATTAAACCGAATTTTAAAGGAATTTCTAAATATTTATCTAAAAATAAAATAATATAA
- the grxD gene encoding Grx4 family monothiol glutaredoxin, protein MNIISKIQHQISINPIIIYMKGSPEFPSCGFSSRAINILLALKVKFAYIDILQNSDIRSALPKFSNWPTFPQLWVSGNLIGGSDIMMEMFENGQLKKILEKSLYKNKKNIL, encoded by the coding sequence ATGAACATAATTTCTAAAATACAACATCAAATTTCTATTAATCCTATTATTATTTATATGAAAGGTTCTCCAGAGTTTCCTAGTTGTGGTTTTTCTTCAAGAGCTATAAATATTTTGTTAGCTTTAAAAGTAAAATTTGCGTATATTGATATTTTACAAAATTCAGATATTCGTTCTGCATTACCTAAATTTTCTAATTGGCCTACTTTTCCTCAATTATGGGTTTCAGGTAATTTAATAGGTGGTAGTGATATTATGATGGAGATGTTTGAGAATGGACAATTAAAAAAGATTTTAGAAAAATCTCTATATAAAAATAAAAAAAATATTTTATGA
- the rnt gene encoding ribonuclease T gives MYKKKKKSLLSKRFRTFYPVVIDVETAGFNPMTDALLEIGVITLTMNSYGWLKIDKKIHFHIKPFEGSLIHKEALSFNKIDPFNPFRGAISEKQMLKEIFKIVSKGIKKYGCSKAIIVGHNVTFDHNFIMAASHRTKSINNPFHAFSTFDTASLSGLTVGQTVLSKACRAMGVSFDNNQAHSAVYDTLKTANLFCKIVNLWKKIGGWPIKNKKMEEI, from the coding sequence ATGTATAAAAAAAAAAAAAAAAGTTTATTAAGCAAAAGATTTAGAACATTTTATCCAGTTGTTATTGATGTGGAAACAGCTGGTTTTAATCCTATGACTGATGCATTGCTTGAAATTGGAGTTATTACATTAACAATGAATAGCTATGGATGGCTTAAAATTGATAAAAAAATACATTTTCATATTAAACCTTTTGAAGGATCTTTAATACATAAAGAAGCCCTATCTTTTAATAAAATAGATCCATTTAACCCTTTTAGAGGTGCAATTAGCGAAAAACAAATGTTAAAAGAAATTTTTAAAATTGTTTCTAAAGGAATTAAAAAATATGGATGTAGTAAAGCTATTATTGTTGGTCATAATGTAACTTTTGATCATAATTTTATTATGGCTGCATCTCATAGAACAAAATCTATAAATAATCCATTCCATGCATTTTCTACTTTTGATACTGCTTCTTTAAGTGGATTAACTGTAGGTCAAACTGTTTTATCAAAAGCTTGCCGAGCAATGGGAGTATCTTTTGATAATAACCAAGCACACTCTGCTGTATATGATACATTAAAAACAGCGAATTTATTTTGTAAAATTGTAAATCTTTGGAAAAAAATAGGCGGTTGGCCTATTAAAAATAAAAAAATGGAAGAGATATAA
- a CDS encoding superoxide dismutase, with the protein MIYKLPKLKYKYNDLEPYFDAQTMKIHHTKHHQTYINNLNNVLSKTEFLNYTQKKLLSNLHILPKKYQTLVRNNLGGHFNHSFFWKNLKKNTILQGELKKSIEKNFLSIENFKKEFIRQAMNHFGSGWVWLVKSNGNLLITTTSNQDNPLMNYDFIITKGFPIIVLDLWEHSYYLKYQNNKLDYIKAYFNVINWDEASTQYLKY; encoded by the coding sequence ATGATATATAAATTACCTAAATTAAAATACAAGTATAATGATTTAGAGCCTTATTTTGATGCACAAACTATGAAAATTCATCATACTAAACATCATCAAACATATATTAATAATTTAAATAATGTGTTATCTAAAACAGAGTTTTTAAATTATACACAAAAAAAATTATTATCTAATTTACATATTTTACCTAAAAAATATCAAACTTTAGTAAGAAATAATTTAGGAGGTCATTTTAATCATAGTTTTTTTTGGAAAAATTTAAAAAAAAATACTATTTTACAAGGAGAATTAAAAAAATCTATCGAAAAAAATTTTTTAAGTATAGAAAATTTTAAAAAAGAATTTATACGACAGGCGATGAATCATTTTGGTTCAGGATGGGTATGGTTAGTGAAATCAAATGGTAATTTATTAATTACCACTACTTCTAATCAAGATAATCCATTAATGAATTATGATTTTATAATAACTAAAGGTTTCCCTATTATTGTTTTAGATTTATGGGAACATTCATATTATTTAAAATATCAAAATAATAAACTAGATTATATTAAAGCATATTTTAATGTTATTAATTGGGACGAAGCTAGTACACAATATTTAAAATATTAA
- the grpE gene encoding nucleotide exchange factor GrpE encodes MNFSKKNEKNDIKKKKKINQSMKEISNNISSKKDKNKKILKKIFKFNKKILDIEKKIKEAPLRLLAKIENIKKEKKKENKLIKKNKITEFFKKFILILENINKIILIFPQLKNKNNSEIQGISLIQKSILEIIQKNKIKKIGKVGDKYNQNIHKINNYNKIKKDKNYIIKEIIQVGYIFNQKILKKAIVKI; translated from the coding sequence ATGAATTTTTCTAAAAAAAATGAAAAAAATGATATAAAAAAAAAAAAAAAAATAAATCAATCTATGAAAGAAATTTCTAATAATATAAGTTCTAAAAAAGATAAAAATAAAAAAATATTAAAAAAAATATTTAAATTTAATAAAAAAATTTTAGATATAGAAAAAAAAATTAAAGAAGCTCCATTAAGACTTTTAGCTAAAATTGAAAATATAAAAAAAGAAAAAAAAAAAGAAAATAAACTAATAAAAAAAAATAAAATTACAGAATTTTTTAAAAAATTTATTCTAATTTTAGAAAATATAAATAAAATTATCCTGATTTTTCCTCAATTAAAGAATAAAAATAATTCAGAAATTCAAGGAATATCTTTAATACAAAAATCTATTCTGGAAATAATACAAAAAAATAAAATTAAAAAAATAGGAAAAGTAGGAGATAAATATAATCAAAATATTCATAAAATAAATAATTATAACAAAATTAAAAAAGATAAAAATTATATAATAAAAGAAATAATTCAAGTAGGATATATTTTTAATCAAAAAATATTAAAAAAAGCTATTGTAAAAATATAA
- the nrdB gene encoding class Ia ribonucleoside-diphosphate reductase subunit beta yields the protein MKFTIFSKKKNNSLKEPMFFGQPVNISRYDQQKYTIFEKITEKQLSFFWRPEEIDLSQDRIDFQKLPKHEKHIFLKNLQYQTLLDSIQSRSPNIAFLPIISIPELETWIETWSFFETIHSRSYTHIIRNISHSPSKIFNEIISNKHIITRAKDISKYYDQLIQLIYYWNLFGKGTYQINKTIKKVNLSTLKKKLYLCLISVNALEAIRFYVSFACSFAFAEREMMEGNAKIIKLIARDESLHLIGTQHILNILHNEPQEGMLKTKEKCKKYAYKIFKKVAEQEKNWAKYLFKNGSMLGLNQEIICQYIEYITNIRMQSIGLNPYFKIYSNPIPWINSWLISDNVQVAPQEAETTSYLVGQINSKISNKNFYKFKL from the coding sequence ATGAAATTTACAATATTTTCAAAAAAAAAAAATAATTCATTAAAAGAACCAATGTTTTTTGGACAGCCAGTAAATATTTCTAGATATGATCAACAAAAATATACAATTTTTGAAAAAATTACTGAAAAACAATTATCTTTTTTTTGGAGACCAGAAGAAATTGATCTTTCTCAAGATAGAATTGATTTTCAAAAACTTCCTAAACATGAAAAACATATTTTTTTAAAAAACTTACAATATCAAACATTATTAGATTCTATTCAAAGCAGAAGTCCTAATATAGCATTTTTACCAATTATTTCTATACCTGAATTAGAAACATGGATTGAAACATGGTCTTTTTTTGAAACTATTCATTCAAGATCATATACTCATATAATTAGAAATATTAGTCATTCTCCTTCTAAAATATTTAATGAAATAATCTCTAATAAACATATTATTACTCGCGCAAAAGATATTTCTAAATATTATGATCAATTAATTCAGTTAATATATTATTGGAATTTATTTGGAAAAGGAACATATCAAATTAATAAAACTATTAAAAAAGTAAACTTAAGTACATTAAAAAAAAAACTATATTTATGTTTAATTAGTGTAAATGCTTTAGAAGCTATTCGATTTTATGTAAGTTTTGCATGTTCATTTGCATTTGCTGAACGAGAAATGATGGAAGGAAACGCAAAAATTATTAAATTAATTGCTAGAGATGAATCTCTACATTTAATTGGAACTCAACATATTTTAAATATTCTTCATAATGAACCACAAGAAGGAATGTTAAAAACTAAAGAAAAATGTAAAAAATATGCTTATAAAATTTTTAAAAAAGTTGCTGAACAAGAAAAAAATTGGGCGAAATATTTATTTAAAAATGGATCAATGCTTGGTTTAAACCAAGAAATCATATGTCAATATATTGAATATATTACCAATATTAGAATGCAATCTATTGGATTAAATCCTTATTTTAAAATATATTCGAATCCCATTCCATGGATTAATTCTTGGTTAATTTCTGATAATGTCCAAGTTGCTCCTCAAGAAGCAGAAACAACTTCTTACTTAGTAGGGCAAATTAATTCTAAAATTTCTAATAAAAATTTTTATAAATTCAAATTATAA
- a CDS encoding DUF2076 domain-containing protein, which produces MNIQEKKLIKDLFKKLNLAEKNSSFKDLEAENFIQKNLKKQPNVIYYMIQTILVQEVAIKKLNNIIKKLENELKTSTPSTSSKKSFLSDLISKYIPNESNEAKNFNSTSRTNHSYYNKNDRPLNQSNENINTSMSGGSSSFLTNALQTAVGVTGGIVAGNMLLNLFDHNKPAEDILNYSDENFVSNEEYPYDSKNNFNEFEDSKNHDNLSDNLENSSEHHHIDQNSIDSDLSNDDNNENIIDSNNSDSILETNEINQDNFSDFSNRDINHQEYFDDEDILDEDYDSE; this is translated from the coding sequence ATGAACATACAAGAAAAAAAATTAATAAAAGATTTATTTAAAAAATTAAATTTAGCAGAAAAAAATTCATCTTTTAAAGATTTGGAAGCAGAAAATTTTATTCAAAAAAATTTAAAAAAACAACCTAATGTTATTTATTATATGATTCAAACTATTTTAGTACAGGAAGTAGCTATAAAAAAATTAAATAATATTATTAAAAAATTAGAAAACGAATTAAAAACTTCTACACCTTCTACATCTTCTAAAAAAAGTTTTTTATCTGATTTAATAAGTAAATATATTCCAAATGAATCTAATGAAGCGAAAAATTTTAATTCAACTTCTCGAACAAATCATTCTTATTACAATAAAAATGATAGACCGTTAAATCAATCTAATGAAAATATTAATACTTCTATGTCAGGAGGAAGTAGCAGTTTTCTTACAAATGCATTACAAACCGCAGTAGGAGTGACAGGAGGTATCGTAGCTGGAAATATGTTATTAAATTTATTTGATCATAATAAACCAGCAGAAGACATTTTAAATTATTCTGATGAAAATTTTGTTTCTAATGAAGAATATCCATATGATAGTAAAAATAATTTTAACGAATTTGAAGATTCTAAAAATCATGATAATTTATCAGATAATTTAGAAAATTCTTCAGAACATCATCATATAGATCAAAATTCTATAGATTCAGATCTTTCTAATGATGATAATAATGAAAATATTATAGATTCAAATAATTCTGATTCTATTTTAGAAACAAATGAAATTAATCAAGATAATTTTTCTGATTTTTCAAATCGTGATATAAATCATCAAGAATATTTCGATGATGAAGATATATTAGATGAAGATTATGATAGTGAATAA